Proteins from one Campylobacter concisus genomic window:
- a CDS encoding sulfite exporter TauE/SafE family protein, which yields MQNINLYMIISVAFLSSFSHCVGMCSGFLSLQTLFFKGKSKREILMLSTLYSLARIFAYVVLGALFGAFGAVISFSMQARGLIFFIVGLVIAFIGIALLFRGELLKFVENQKALNFVVRIAKTRIQKKNLANFLLLGFLNGFLPCGVVYYFLALGILSANFIDSAFIMLVFGLCTLPAMLLASFVFGILNEKFKDIMFKISASIMIINGIYLSFLGYRANA from the coding sequence ATGCAAAATATAAACCTTTACATGATTATCTCAGTTGCATTTTTAAGTAGCTTTAGTCATTGTGTAGGTATGTGCAGCGGATTTTTGAGCTTACAGACTCTATTTTTTAAAGGCAAAAGCAAGAGAGAAATTTTAATGCTAAGCACACTTTATAGTCTAGCTAGAATTTTTGCTTATGTAGTTTTAGGAGCTTTGTTTGGTGCCTTTGGAGCTGTTATTAGCTTTAGCATGCAAGCAAGAGGTCTTATATTTTTTATAGTTGGCTTAGTGATCGCATTTATCGGCATTGCCTTACTTTTTAGGGGTGAGCTTTTAAAATTTGTAGAGAATCAAAAGGCACTTAATTTTGTAGTAAGAATTGCAAAAACAAGGATTCAAAAGAAAAATTTAGCAAATTTTTTATTACTTGGTTTTTTAAATGGCTTTTTGCCTTGCGGTGTGGTTTATTACTTTTTAGCACTTGGGATTTTAAGTGCAAATTTTATTGATTCGGCTTTTATAATGCTTGTATTTGGTCTTTGTACATTGCCAGCTATGCTTTTAGCTAGCTTTGTATTTGGGATTTTAAATGAGAAATTTAAAGACATAATGTTTAAGATTTCGGCTAGCATAATGATAATAAATGGAATTTATCTATCATTTTTAGGATATAGAGCAAATGCCTAA
- a CDS encoding response regulator transcription factor: MSKILNNLTVLIVENEGDGKKIVQEVMRDKFEKVITAQNGDEGLKKFKKYNPNMVITDVFMPIMNGLDMAKCIKEISKDTPIIVFSTNSEKETLLKAIDVGIDKYVLKPIDLDDFLVTLENVAKNKIETANIIQVTNGYSFNKIKRVLIRDGVEISLTKKELAFISLLIKRLGTLVLHDEIKNVVWVGESVTEAAIRTFVKRVRDKVGSNFIKNVPGLGYKIDRRLS, from the coding sequence ATGAGCAAGATTCTTAATAATCTAACTGTTCTTATCGTTGAAAATGAGGGAGATGGTAAAAAAATAGTACAAGAAGTTATGCGAGATAAATTCGAAAAAGTTATCACTGCTCAAAATGGCGATGAAGGACTTAAGAAATTTAAAAAATATAATCCAAATATGGTTATAACAGACGTTTTTATGCCTATAATGAATGGCCTTGATATGGCTAAATGCATTAAAGAAATTTCAAAAGATACGCCTATTATAGTTTTTAGCACAAATAGTGAAAAAGAAACACTTCTAAAAGCGATAGATGTTGGTATTGATAAATACGTTTTAAAACCGATTGATCTTGATGATTTTTTGGTTACGTTAGAAAATGTCGCTAAAAATAAAATAGAAACAGCAAATATTATTCAGGTTACAAATGGATATAGTTTTAATAAAATAAAACGTGTGCTTATCAGAGATGGTGTTGAAATTTCTCTTACAAAAAAAGAGCTTGCATTTATATCTTTACTCATAAAAAGACTTGGTACGCTTGTGCTTCATGATGAAATAAAAAATGTTGTTTGGGTTGGCGAGAGCGTGACAGAGGCTGCTATTAGGACCTTTGTTAAACGTGTTAGAGATAAAGTCGGTAGTAATTTTATAAAAAATGTTCCTGGACTTGGTTACAAAATAGATAGAAGACTCTCTTAG
- the ccoN gene encoding cytochrome-c oxidase, cbb3-type subunit I, giving the protein MRPSQLLHYDYSVAKLFMFSTIFFGIVGMAIGVLVAFQLACPDLNYIAGEYSAFGRLRPLHTNGIIFGFMLSGIFATWYYIGQRVLKVSMSESPFLMFIGKLHFWLYILVMILAVVTLFMGESTSKEYAELEWPLDIAVVIVWVLWGVSIFGLIGIRREKTLYISVWYYIATFLGVAMLYLFNNMEIPTRLVSGYGSWLHSVSMYAGSNDALVQWWYGHNAVAFVFTVAIIAQIYYFLPKESGQPIFSYKLSLFSFWGLMFIYLWAGGHHLIYTAVPDWMQTMGSVFSIVLILPSWGSAINMLLTMKGEWTQLRESPLIKFMILASTFYMFSTLEGPILAIKSVNALAHYTDWVPGHVHDGALGWVGFMTMAALYHMTPRVFKREIYSKSLMEAQFWIQTTGIVLYFASMWIAGITQGMMWRATDSYGNLLYSFIDTVVVLIPYYYIRAIGGLLYLIGFLMFAYNIYKSTSAKAILAEPKSATPMGSAKANAEVM; this is encoded by the coding sequence ATGCGACCATCCCAGTTGCTACATTATGATTATAGTGTGGCAAAACTCTTTATGTTCTCCACGATATTTTTTGGTATTGTTGGCATGGCTATTGGTGTTTTGGTAGCTTTTCAGCTTGCCTGTCCTGATCTAAACTATATAGCTGGTGAGTATTCGGCATTTGGTAGATTACGTCCTCTTCATACTAATGGTATCATTTTTGGTTTTATGCTCTCTGGTATATTTGCCACTTGGTATTATATCGGACAGCGTGTCCTAAAAGTATCAATGAGTGAATCTCCTTTTTTGATGTTCATTGGTAAGCTTCATTTTTGGCTTTATATACTTGTTATGATTCTAGCTGTTGTGACGCTTTTTATGGGCGAGAGTACATCTAAGGAGTATGCCGAGCTTGAGTGGCCACTAGATATTGCAGTAGTAATAGTCTGGGTGCTTTGGGGTGTAAGTATATTTGGACTTATTGGTATACGCCGCGAGAAGACACTTTATATCTCGGTTTGGTATTACATTGCTACATTCCTTGGCGTTGCTATGCTTTATCTATTTAATAACATGGAAATTCCAACAAGACTAGTTAGTGGATATGGCTCATGGCTACACTCAGTTTCGATGTATGCTGGCTCAAATGATGCTTTGGTTCAGTGGTGGTACGGTCACAACGCAGTTGCGTTTGTATTTACAGTAGCGATTATCGCCCAAATTTATTATTTCTTGCCAAAAGAGAGCGGACAGCCAATATTTTCTTATAAGCTTTCGTTATTTTCATTCTGGGGTCTTATGTTTATCTATCTTTGGGCTGGCGGTCACCACCTAATATATACTGCTGTGCCTGATTGGATGCAGACTATGGGTTCGGTTTTTTCTATTGTTTTGATTTTGCCTTCTTGGGGTTCAGCTATTAATATGCTTCTTACAATGAAAGGCGAATGGACACAACTTCGCGAGAGCCCGCTTATTAAATTTATGATTCTAGCTTCAACTTTTTATATGTTTTCAACTCTTGAAGGCCCTATCTTAGCTATTAAATCTGTAAATGCACTAGCTCACTATACTGACTGGGTGCCAGGACACGTACATGATGGTGCACTTGGCTGGGTTGGTTTTATGACTATGGCGGCACTTTATCATATGACGCCACGTGTCTTTAAGCGCGAAATTTATTCAAAATCGCTAATGGAAGCTCAGTTTTGGATACAAACAACAGGTATCGTTTTATACTTTGCTTCGATGTGGATTGCTGGTATTACGCAAGGTATGATGTGGAGAGCGACTGATAGCTATGGAAATTTACTCTACTCATTTATTGATACTGTTGTAGTGCTTATACCTTATTATTACATTAGAGCTATTGGCGGACTTTTGTATTTGATTGGCTTTTTGATGTTTGCTTACAATATCTACAAATCAACTTCTGCTAAAGCTATTTTGGCAGAGCCAAAAAGTGCAACGCCTATGGGTAGCGCTAAAGCCAACGCGGAGGTGATGTGA
- the ccoO gene encoding cytochrome-c oxidase, cbb3-type subunit II has protein sequence MFAWLEKNPFFFAVCVFIVIAYAGVVEILPDFANRARPLEGTKPYTVLELAGKNIYIQNGCNTCHSQMIRPFKAETDRYGMYSLSGEFAYDRPHLWGSKRTGPDLMRVGNYRTTDWHENHMLNPASVVPGSIMPAYPFLFKKNADIETAYAEALTVKKVFNTPYDEKDMPALGTFEQANANVKEQAASIVESMKDEQVKSAFAKGEIRQIVALIAYLNSLK, from the coding sequence ATGTTTGCTTGGTTAGAAAAAAATCCATTCTTTTTTGCAGTTTGCGTCTTTATTGTCATAGCTTATGCTGGTGTGGTAGAAATTTTACCCGACTTTGCAAATAGAGCTAGGCCACTTGAGGGTACAAAGCCTTATACGGTTTTAGAGCTTGCTGGAAAAAATATATATATACAAAATGGTTGCAACACTTGTCACTCACAGATGATACGTCCGTTTAAAGCAGAGACTGATAGATACGGCATGTACTCGTTAAGCGGCGAATTTGCTTATGATCGCCCTCATCTTTGGGGTTCAAAAAGAACGGGCCCAGATCTTATGCGTGTGGGTAATTATAGAACGACAGATTGGCATGAAAATCATATGTTAAACCCAGCCTCAGTTGTGCCAGGCTCGATCATGCCAGCATATCCATTTTTATTTAAGAAAAATGCTGATATAGAGACCGCTTACGCTGAAGCACTAACTGTTAAAAAGGTTTTTAACACACCTTATGATGAGAAAGATATGCCAGCTCTTGGCACTTTTGAGCAAGCAAATGCTAACGTGAAAGAGCAGGCTGCAAGTATCGTTGAAAGTATGAAAGATGAGCAAGTAAAAAGTGCCTTTGCAAAGGGTGAAATTCGCCAGATCGTGGCACTTATCGCCTATCTAAATAGCCTAAAATAG
- a CDS encoding cytochrome c oxidase, cbb3-type, CcoQ subunit produces MDIRELQAYGYFILTAFLAITLYAYFFHLYKSEKQGRRNYEKYSRLALDDEIGSKILEQKATKESVCNG; encoded by the coding sequence ATGGATATTAGAGAACTTCAAGCTTATGGCTATTTTATTTTGACAGCATTCTTAGCTATCACTTTGTACGCTTATTTTTTTCATCTTTATAAAAGTGAAAAGCAAGGTAGAAGAAATTATGAGAAGTATTCAAGATTAGCCCTAGATGATGAGATCGGAAGTAAAATTTTAGAGCAAAAGGCTACAAAGGAGAGCGTATGCAATGGCTAA
- a CDS encoding cbb3-type cytochrome c oxidase N-terminal domain-containing protein, whose translation MQWLNLEDNINLLALIGAILIIVLTVVVAGKYVGQMKVKKDESVELSEHNWDGIGEYKNPVPFGWAVVFLLTLVWAIWYYLLGYPLNSYSQIGEYNKEVKEANAKFEKEYANPSKETLHAMGESVFLVQCSACHGITGDGIGGKAANLQIWGSEQGIIDTILNGSKGLDYPMGEMPAGLADADGAKAIAAYVAKEISAIKSTKNENLVAMGKELYVACAACHGDDGKGMDGMSADLSKYGSSEFIVDVLNRGKNGNIGVMPKFNDGRLNEIQQKAVGEYVISLSKGE comes from the coding sequence ATGCAATGGCTAAATTTAGAAGATAATATAAATTTACTTGCGTTAATAGGTGCCATCTTAATTATCGTACTAACTGTCGTTGTAGCTGGTAAGTATGTTGGTCAAATGAAAGTTAAAAAAGATGAAAGCGTAGAGCTTAGCGAGCACAACTGGGATGGGATAGGCGAGTATAAAAACCCAGTTCCATTTGGTTGGGCGGTAGTTTTTTTACTAACGCTTGTTTGGGCGATCTGGTATTATTTACTTGGCTATCCACTAAATTCTTACTCACAAATCGGTGAATATAATAAAGAGGTAAAAGAGGCAAACGCTAAATTTGAAAAAGAGTATGCAAACCCAAGCAAAGAAACGCTTCATGCTATGGGAGAGAGCGTATTTTTGGTGCAATGCTCAGCATGTCATGGCATCACAGGCGATGGCATTGGTGGCAAAGCTGCAAATTTACAAATTTGGGGTAGCGAACAAGGAATAATTGATACGATACTAAATGGCTCAAAAGGGCTTGATTATCCTATGGGTGAGATGCCAGCAGGGCTAGCTGATGCTGATGGAGCAAAGGCTATCGCAGCTTATGTAGCAAAAGAGATAAGTGCTATAAAAAGTACAAAAAATGAAAATTTAGTAGCCATGGGAAAAGAGCTTTACGTAGCTTGTGCAGCTTGTCACGGAGATGATGGCAAAGGTATGGATGGTATGTCGGCTGATCTTAGTAAATATGGTTCAAGTGAGTTCATCGTAGATGTACTAAATCGTGGTAAAAACGGCAACATCGGTGTTATGCCTAAATTTAATGATGGCAGATTAAACGAGATACAACAAAAAGCAGTTGGCGAATATGTCATATCGCTATCAAAGGGCGAATAA
- a CDS encoding DUF4006 family protein, with product MENKNRNIFALNGISGYLVAVLLLLSILGVLTYIGIGLQKDVATKPYSLKDASSIEMKSVDNAKHVIIKE from the coding sequence ATGGAAAATAAAAATAGAAATATCTTTGCTTTAAATGGTATTAGCGGTTATTTGGTGGCAGTTTTGCTTTTGCTATCTATCCTTGGCGTACTTACTTATATTGGTATTGGCTTGCAAAAAGATGTAGCAACCAAGCCTTACTCATTAAAAGATGCAAGTAGCATTGAGATGAAGAGCGTTGATAACGCTAAACACGTCATTATAAAGGAGTAG